Proteins found in one Bremerella volcania genomic segment:
- a CDS encoding SH3 domain-containing protein gives MFSFRPLCLLMLAGIWPCASTALAGEPYKGRVTTAQVFTRSGPGQNYYPTAYLEKNTVVDVYREDVGGWLAIRPTESEFSLVRAEDLSYGDDRRIAYVRTADAPAFVGSQISDQHHITHVKLDQDEPLEVLGIVELRDPETGKKEAFYRIAPPAGEFRWINKHFVEAIGIQPRPQGPTVDSAAMAESIQDDQFWKENEQKLSVVRPVSFDEEADKPGATITGELQPLDEIGPGTSLNLIELELHVSRECIKPVEEWNFKPLKDQAKRLIVEGETPLERGKARLLLEKIEQFNDLYERKLAAKEAMANVSLPLRSPLVGDDELGEVEPSTDPAASFKKDGVDPRYDGKGWLMPVITRASSTRNPNQYTPPFALTDAQGNVLQFVSPSPGLNLRRYARMQVGIYGQISPLDQYTKQHLTAHRIVVLSRHEKK, from the coding sequence ATGTTCTCTTTTCGACCACTTTGCTTGCTGATGCTGGCTGGCATTTGGCCTTGCGCTTCGACGGCTTTGGCCGGTGAGCCTTACAAAGGGCGTGTGACCACCGCGCAGGTCTTTACACGCAGCGGTCCGGGCCAGAACTACTATCCGACGGCCTACCTCGAAAAGAATACGGTCGTGGATGTCTACCGCGAAGATGTCGGCGGCTGGCTGGCCATTCGCCCTACCGAAAGCGAGTTCAGCCTGGTCCGGGCCGAAGACCTTTCATACGGTGACGACCGCCGAATTGCTTATGTGCGGACGGCCGATGCACCCGCTTTCGTGGGTAGTCAAATCAGCGACCAGCACCATATTACGCACGTGAAGCTCGACCAGGACGAACCGCTGGAAGTGCTGGGAATCGTCGAACTTCGCGACCCTGAGACCGGCAAGAAGGAAGCCTTCTATCGCATTGCGCCTCCTGCCGGAGAGTTTCGTTGGATCAACAAGCATTTCGTCGAAGCGATCGGCATTCAGCCGCGCCCGCAGGGACCAACCGTCGATTCGGCCGCCATGGCCGAGTCGATTCAGGATGACCAGTTTTGGAAAGAGAACGAGCAGAAGCTGAGCGTCGTTCGGCCGGTTTCGTTCGACGAAGAAGCCGACAAGCCGGGCGCGACCATCACCGGCGAGCTTCAACCACTGGATGAAATCGGTCCCGGCACCAGTTTGAACCTGATCGAGCTTGAATTACACGTCAGCCGCGAATGCATCAAGCCAGTGGAAGAGTGGAATTTCAAGCCGCTGAAAGATCAGGCCAAACGCCTCATTGTCGAAGGGGAAACGCCGCTGGAGCGGGGTAAGGCCCGATTGCTGCTGGAGAAAATCGAGCAATTCAACGATCTGTACGAGCGCAAACTAGCGGCGAAGGAAGCGATGGCTAATGTATCCCTTCCGCTGAGATCCCCCTTGGTCGGTGATGACGAGCTGGGAGAAGTCGAGCCCTCGACCGACCCGGCCGCTTCGTTCAAAAAAGATGGCGTCGACCCACGCTACGATGGCAAAGGGTGGCTGATGCCGGTCATTACGCGGGCCTCGTCCACCCGAAATCCGAATCAATACACGCCGCCGTTCGCGTTGACCGACGCTCAGGGGAACGTACTGCAGTTCGTCAGTCCTTCGCCAGGGCTGAACTTACGACGATATGCCCGGATGCAGGTCGGTATTTACGGGCAGATTTCTCCGCTGGACCAATACACAAAGCAGCATCTGACGGCGCACCGAATTGTGGTGCTGTCACGGCACGAAAAGAAGTAG
- the map gene encoding type I methionyl aminopeptidase, producing the protein MLHGRRHLQLVDSERDAMRIACQFNAQLMDFVRPHVKAGITTEAIDRMVHEYTLDHGHTPACLNYQGFPKSCCTSINEVICHGIPDKYELKEGDIVNVDLTSIVDGWHGDQSETFLIGEVSPEAKQVTQCAFDCLYLAIDAIYPECRVSEIGRVIVEEAKKYNFGVVEEFVGHGLGRRFHQDPSIPHVPTRAAHSVRLLPGVCFTIEPMINIGGAATLLDPTDGWTVRTRDRSLSAQFEHTILMTENGPEILSVTKDGPQKGHKF; encoded by the coding sequence ATGCTTCACGGACGACGTCATCTTCAGCTGGTTGATTCCGAACGCGACGCAATGCGAATTGCCTGTCAGTTCAACGCGCAACTGATGGACTTCGTACGCCCCCATGTCAAAGCTGGCATCACGACCGAAGCCATCGATCGGATGGTGCACGAGTACACCTTGGATCACGGTCACACGCCTGCTTGCTTGAACTACCAGGGCTTCCCTAAGAGCTGCTGTACCAGCATCAACGAAGTCATTTGCCATGGGATTCCGGACAAGTACGAGCTGAAAGAAGGGGACATCGTCAACGTCGACCTGACTTCGATCGTTGACGGCTGGCACGGCGATCAGTCGGAAACGTTCCTCATTGGCGAAGTAAGCCCGGAAGCGAAGCAGGTTACCCAGTGTGCGTTCGATTGCCTGTATCTGGCCATTGACGCGATTTACCCCGAGTGCCGCGTTTCGGAAATCGGCCGGGTAATCGTCGAAGAGGCAAAGAAATACAACTTTGGGGTTGTCGAAGAATTCGTCGGTCATGGGCTCGGACGCCGTTTCCACCAAGATCCGTCGATTCCTCACGTCCCGACACGTGCCGCCCATTCGGTTCGCCTGCTGCCAGGCGTCTGCTTCACGATCGAGCCGATGATCAACATCGGTGGTGCGGCCACTCTGCTCGATCCAACCGATGGTTGGACGGTCCGTACCCGCGACCGCAGCCTGAGCGCCCAGTTCGAGCACACGATCCTCATGACCGAGAACGGTCCTGAGATCCTTTCGGTGACGAAAGATGGTCCGCAGAAGGGACATAAGTTCTAA
- the leuS gene encoding leucine--tRNA ligase codes for MPRYNPAQIEPKWQKYWDENHTFRTPEIPQGEKLYVLDMFPYPSGAGLHVGHPEGYTATDIVCRFARMNGKSVLHPMGFDSFGLPAEEYAIKHNVHPRETTEKNIGEFVRQLKMLGFSYDWDRQIATTDVDYFRWTQWIFLVLFDTWYDHDAGKGRPIAELPIPDDVKAAGDEAIRDYQDEHRLAYVSEAPVNWCPELGTVLANEEVIDGKSERGGHPVQRLPLRQWMLRITAYANRLESDLESLDWSDSIKQLQRNWIGRSVGAEVDFFLGTQEEYTPWEIERKKLGYPRKPGTEVLRVYTTRPDTLFGATYMVIAPEHSLVGQLTTAEQADAVYKYCQAAAFKSDLERTELAKEKTGVFSGSHAINPVTGQPVPVWIADYVLASYGTGAIMAVPAHDDRDFEFAQKFDIPVIAVVDPGDKSDIDRDAVLAGKACATFDGVAINSGKYNGMKTGEVKAQIALDLEQNGLGREATNFKLRDWLFSRQRFWGEPFPILKELDDKGEPTGKIRAVPVEELPVDLPQIEDYKPIGRPEPPLEKADESWLYPVIDGVKYKRETNTMPQWAGSCWYYLRFIDPKNNNVFVDPEKEKAWMPIDLYIGGAEHAVLHLLYSRFWHKVLYDRGYVSTPEPFQKLVNQGMILGEIEYMGFQLEDGAWIGSNLVKKQEDGSLVDDKGNPVKSVALTEADVFKKGDGFVLAADNDIRVDSRAHKMSKSRGNVVNPDDVVRDYGADSLRLYEMFMGPLEATKPWAMDGVKGVRGFLDRAWRMLIDHNAEELVLNAAIEDVEPTEEQNKMLHRTLKSVTHDLNNISFNTAIARLMEFTNFFTKESTRPKKAMEWFALMLSPLAPHLAEEFWQLLGHDNTLAYEPWPQFVESYTKDNEIEVPVQIMGKVRGRITVPADIKKDDLEALAKSDARVQELLEGKQIVKTIVVPGRLVNFVVK; via the coding sequence ATGCCTCGCTACAACCCGGCCCAGATCGAACCAAAATGGCAAAAGTACTGGGACGAGAATCACACTTTCCGCACGCCCGAAATACCGCAAGGCGAAAAGCTTTATGTCTTGGATATGTTTCCTTATCCAAGTGGTGCTGGTTTGCACGTAGGACACCCGGAAGGTTACACGGCAACTGATATCGTGTGCCGTTTTGCCCGCATGAACGGCAAAAGCGTCTTGCACCCGATGGGCTTCGACTCGTTCGGCCTTCCGGCTGAAGAATACGCGATCAAGCACAACGTCCATCCGCGCGAAACGACCGAAAAGAACATCGGTGAGTTCGTCCGCCAGTTGAAGATGCTCGGCTTCAGCTACGATTGGGATCGCCAGATTGCCACCACCGACGTCGACTATTTCCGCTGGACGCAGTGGATTTTCCTCGTTCTCTTCGACACATGGTACGACCACGACGCCGGCAAAGGCCGCCCCATCGCCGAGCTTCCTATTCCAGACGATGTGAAAGCCGCTGGGGACGAAGCGATTCGCGATTATCAGGACGAGCATCGCTTGGCCTACGTCAGCGAAGCCCCGGTCAACTGGTGCCCTGAACTTGGTACCGTCTTGGCGAACGAAGAAGTGATCGACGGCAAGAGCGAACGTGGCGGCCATCCCGTTCAGCGATTGCCCCTCCGCCAGTGGATGCTCCGCATTACCGCCTACGCAAACCGACTTGAGAGCGACCTCGAATCACTCGACTGGTCTGATAGCATCAAGCAGCTTCAGCGAAACTGGATCGGCCGTAGCGTTGGTGCCGAAGTCGACTTCTTCCTCGGCACCCAGGAAGAATACACCCCTTGGGAGATTGAGCGGAAGAAACTCGGCTATCCTCGCAAGCCAGGCACCGAGGTCCTTCGCGTTTACACGACGCGCCCCGATACGCTCTTTGGGGCAACTTACATGGTCATCGCCCCGGAGCATTCGCTTGTCGGACAGTTGACCACCGCCGAGCAGGCCGACGCTGTCTACAAGTACTGTCAGGCCGCCGCGTTCAAGTCCGACTTGGAACGTACGGAACTCGCCAAAGAGAAGACAGGCGTCTTCTCTGGTTCGCATGCGATCAATCCGGTAACGGGCCAGCCGGTGCCGGTCTGGATCGCGGATTACGTCCTTGCCAGCTACGGCACGGGGGCCATTATGGCCGTTCCGGCGCACGACGATCGCGACTTCGAATTCGCTCAGAAGTTCGACATTCCCGTGATTGCCGTCGTCGATCCCGGCGACAAGTCGGACATTGACCGCGACGCGGTCCTTGCCGGCAAGGCCTGTGCGACCTTCGACGGCGTGGCGATCAACTCGGGCAAATACAACGGCATGAAGACCGGCGAGGTGAAAGCGCAGATCGCACTCGACCTCGAACAGAACGGCCTCGGCCGCGAAGCGACCAACTTCAAGCTTCGTGACTGGCTCTTCAGTCGCCAGCGTTTCTGGGGCGAGCCCTTCCCAATCCTCAAAGAGCTTGACGACAAGGGGGAACCCACCGGCAAGATCCGCGCCGTGCCTGTCGAAGAGCTTCCGGTCGACTTGCCGCAGATCGAAGACTACAAACCGATCGGCAGGCCAGAACCGCCACTTGAAAAAGCAGACGAGTCATGGCTCTATCCCGTGATCGACGGTGTGAAATACAAGCGCGAAACGAATACCATGCCTCAGTGGGCTGGCTCGTGCTGGTACTATCTTCGCTTCATCGATCCAAAGAACAACAACGTCTTTGTTGATCCCGAAAAAGAAAAGGCTTGGATGCCGATCGATCTTTACATCGGTGGTGCCGAACACGCGGTGCTTCATCTCTTGTATTCCCGCTTCTGGCACAAGGTGCTTTACGACCGTGGTTACGTCTCGACGCCGGAACCGTTTCAGAAGCTCGTCAACCAAGGGATGATCTTGGGCGAGATCGAATACATGGGCTTCCAATTGGAGGATGGCGCCTGGATCGGCAGCAACCTCGTCAAGAAGCAGGAAGATGGATCGCTCGTCGACGACAAGGGGAACCCAGTGAAGTCGGTTGCCCTTACCGAGGCGGACGTCTTCAAGAAGGGAGACGGCTTCGTCCTGGCCGCCGACAACGACATTCGGGTCGACTCTCGGGCCCATAAGATGTCGAAGAGCCGCGGCAACGTGGTCAATCCGGATGACGTCGTTCGTGATTATGGTGCCGATAGTCTTCGTCTTTACGAAATGTTCATGGGCCCTCTCGAAGCCACCAAGCCTTGGGCAATGGATGGCGTGAAGGGGGTTCGTGGGTTTCTTGATCGAGCGTGGCGCATGCTCATCGATCACAACGCGGAAGAGTTGGTCCTCAACGCGGCCATTGAAGACGTCGAGCCCACCGAAGAGCAGAACAAGATGCTCCACCGCACGCTCAAGAGCGTCACCCACGACCTCAACAACATCAGCTTCAACACGGCCATTGCCCGTTTGATGGAGTTCACCAACTTCTTCACCAAGGAGTCGACGCGGCCGAAAAAAGCGATGGAGTGGTTCGCGTTGATGCTTTCCCCCTTGGCACCCCACTTGGCCGAAGAATTTTGGCAATTATTGGGGCACGATAACACTTTGGCCTACGAGCCATGGCCACAGTTTGTCGAGTCGTACACCAAGGACAACGAGATCGAAGTACCCGTACAAATTATGGGTAAAGTTCGCGGCCGTATCACGGTTCCTGCCGACATTAAGAAGGATGATCTTGAAGCTCTCGCGAAGTCGGATGCTCGCGTTCAAGAGCTTCTCGAGGGAAAACAAATTGTCAAGACGATTGTCGTACCCGGCCGTCTTGTGAATTTCGTTGTGAAATGA
- a CDS encoding inorganic diphosphatase — protein MTHAWHDVTPGEDIPREFCAVIEIPTGSSIKYELDKDTGLLRMDRMLYSAVHYPANYGFVPQTLAEDDDPLDVLVLCQEPVAPLTLITARAVGLMTMVDSGKLDHKIIAVAVTDPEYSSYNEAIDLPNHRRNMLRRFFQDYKMLEGKSVEVDEILPSELALPIINEALERYSEQRRRGFYRK, from the coding sequence ATGACGCACGCTTGGCACGACGTGACCCCCGGTGAAGACATCCCAAGGGAATTCTGTGCGGTCATCGAGATCCCCACTGGGTCCAGCATCAAGTACGAACTGGACAAAGACACCGGGCTTTTGCGAATGGACCGCATGCTTTACTCGGCCGTTCACTATCCGGCCAACTATGGTTTTGTGCCGCAAACGCTGGCTGAAGACGACGACCCACTCGACGTGCTGGTGTTGTGCCAGGAACCAGTCGCCCCGCTGACTCTGATCACCGCACGTGCCGTGGGGCTTATGACGATGGTCGATAGCGGCAAGCTTGATCACAAGATTATCGCCGTCGCGGTGACCGATCCGGAATACTCTTCCTATAATGAAGCGATTGATCTGCCTAATCATCGCCGAAACATGTTGCGGCGCTTCTTCCAAGACTACAAGATGTTGGAAGGGAAATCGGTTGAGGTCGACGAGATCCTTCCTTCTGAGTTGGCCCTGCCGATCATCAACGAAGCCCTGGAACGCTACAGCGAACAGCGTCGCCGCGGATTTTATCGAAAGTAA
- a CDS encoding glucose-1-phosphate adenylyltransferase, with product MRNVICLVLGGGRGTRLYPLTKYRSKPAVPLAGKYRLIDIPLSNCLNSQMNRIYVLTQFMSVSLHRHIRQTYRFDHFSGGFVELLAAQQTASEGSDWYQGTADAVRKNLRYIQQHGIEYVLILSGDQLYRMDYREMLDSHIESGADVSIAGLPVHSKDASGLGIMKIDETGRVNGFVEKPKTPEELAHVRTDPAWIDARGIQSNGRDCLASMGNYLFNRDTLVELLEKTDYQDFGKEIFPAAIRAKKVQMHMFDSYWEDIGTIKAFYESNLATLAPTPPFEFVEEEAPIFTRARFLPPTMVMEGNFANSMIADGCQIGKGCTIKNSVIGLRSVIEENVTIEDSVLMGCDYYATRMETEADESSGRPRMKIGSGSVIKGAIVDKNCHIGNNVRVVNSDNLPDKEYPEGVTIVDGIPVVEKGACLPDGWTLT from the coding sequence ATGCGTAATGTCATCTGCCTGGTTCTGGGCGGAGGCCGTGGAACCCGGCTTTATCCATTGACCAAATACCGCTCGAAACCAGCCGTTCCGCTGGCGGGCAAGTACCGCTTGATCGACATTCCACTTTCCAACTGCTTGAACAGCCAGATGAATCGCATCTATGTGCTGACGCAGTTCATGTCGGTGAGTTTGCACCGCCACATCCGGCAGACGTATCGCTTCGATCACTTCAGCGGTGGTTTTGTCGAATTGCTGGCTGCCCAACAGACTGCCAGCGAAGGTTCCGACTGGTACCAAGGCACCGCTGATGCCGTTCGTAAGAACCTGCGTTATATCCAGCAGCACGGCATCGAATACGTTCTGATCCTTTCCGGCGATCAGTTGTACCGCATGGACTACCGCGAGATGCTCGACTCGCACATCGAGTCGGGCGCCGACGTCTCGATCGCAGGCCTGCCTGTTCACTCGAAGGACGCCAGCGGCTTGGGCATCATGAAGATCGACGAGACAGGCCGCGTGAATGGTTTTGTTGAGAAGCCCAAGACGCCGGAAGAACTGGCTCACGTCCGTACCGACCCGGCCTGGATTGATGCTCGCGGCATCCAATCGAACGGTCGTGACTGCTTGGCGAGCATGGGCAATTACCTGTTCAACCGCGATACGCTGGTCGAACTGCTGGAAAAGACTGACTACCAGGACTTCGGTAAAGAGATCTTCCCGGCCGCCATTCGAGCTAAGAAGGTGCAGATGCACATGTTCGACAGCTACTGGGAAGACATCGGGACGATCAAAGCGTTCTACGAATCGAACCTCGCCACGTTGGCTCCGACGCCTCCGTTTGAGTTCGTCGAAGAAGAAGCCCCGATCTTCACCCGAGCTCGCTTCCTGCCGCCCACGATGGTCATGGAAGGCAATTTCGCCAACAGCATGATTGCCGATGGTTGCCAGATCGGCAAAGGTTGCACGATCAAGAACAGCGTCATTGGTCTGCGTAGCGTCATCGAAGAAAACGTCACCATCGAAGATTCGGTGCTGATGGGTTGCGACTACTACGCGACCCGCATGGAAACCGAAGCCGACGAATCATCCGGACGACCGCGCATGAAGATCGGTTCCGGCAGCGTCATCAAGGGAGCCATCGTCGACAAGAATTGCCACATCGGCAACAACGTCCGCGTGGTGAACAGCGACAACCTGCCGGACAAGGAATATCCGGAAGGGGTCACCATCGTCGATGGCATCCCCGTCGTCGAAAAAGGTGCCTGCCTACCCGACGGCTGGACGCTTACCTAG
- a CDS encoding MJ0042-type zinc finger domain-containing protein encodes MAKLHIVCPSCGTKYPVADQKLAGRRVTCKKCSQKFVAEIQGAAPPPEEEPLLIPASAPDPLGDDLFGDIPTSEPALSGPALGTLPPKQNNSSSGSFSVVPVLLGMARVTGVTVVVVIAFSTLYPVAGSGQGAPRDRDVSGGQFGPGPSRGEGAFAPPRGPGGARDEGIYVPPHDGTNQSQSQQPGPPPQGQPFGPLGQGGRPPGMPGGPGFGGRDLAKEAISRMEQEFGADKLVRLECESISREQAKEIYEILKQEMIAHTHVHWFDPNIRQRVFTFPYDGDVRELASKITFGEVDEVLVSERRIRLKSITLP; translated from the coding sequence ATGGCTAAGCTTCATATTGTCTGTCCCAGCTGCGGCACCAAATATCCGGTTGCCGACCAGAAGCTCGCCGGCCGGCGAGTGACCTGTAAAAAGTGCTCGCAGAAGTTCGTCGCGGAAATTCAAGGGGCGGCTCCACCTCCGGAGGAAGAGCCCTTGCTGATCCCTGCGAGCGCTCCGGATCCGCTCGGGGATGATCTGTTCGGCGACATTCCGACTTCCGAGCCAGCCCTTTCCGGCCCAGCGCTCGGGACGTTGCCACCGAAGCAAAACAACAGTTCATCCGGTTCGTTTTCTGTCGTGCCTGTGTTACTGGGCATGGCAAGAGTCACAGGCGTAACGGTCGTGGTCGTCATCGCCTTCTCAACACTTTATCCAGTGGCTGGTTCGGGACAGGGAGCGCCTCGGGATCGAGATGTATCCGGTGGCCAATTTGGCCCGGGACCATCGCGAGGTGAAGGGGCATTCGCACCTCCGCGTGGCCCAGGAGGCGCGCGAGATGAAGGAATCTATGTTCCACCACATGATGGCACGAACCAGTCGCAATCCCAACAGCCAGGCCCGCCTCCTCAGGGGCAACCTTTTGGCCCATTGGGTCAAGGGGGGCGCCCGCCGGGTATGCCTGGCGGCCCAGGATTCGGCGGACGAGATCTTGCGAAGGAAGCAATCAGCCGGATGGAGCAGGAGTTTGGCGCGGATAAGCTCGTGCGTCTGGAGTGCGAGTCGATCAGTCGTGAGCAAGCCAAGGAGATTTATGAAATCCTCAAGCAGGAGATGATCGCCCATACCCATGTGCATTGGTTTGATCCTAATATCCGCCAGCGCGTCTTCACGTTTCCATACGACGGTGATGTCCGGGAACTCGCGTCGAAGATCACCTTTGGCGAAGTGGACGAGGTCCTGGTCAGTGAACGAAGGATTCGCTTGAAATCAATTACGCTGCCGTAG
- a CDS encoding 2-oxo acid dehydrogenase subunit E2, giving the protein MSIDVQLPDLGDGIESGDVLAVHVSVGDTVEKGQTLIEIETDKATVDVPSTEGGKIAKVHVKTGDTVAVHAPIVTLEGAGSGGGSAPAAEPPKEEKAPEPEAKEEAPEPAPPKEDPTPAPAPPKPAPAPATPPRMTTPPPVPVAEAPSADDSVPAGPAVRRFAREVGVDLRNVQGSGPNGRIERDDVLRTVRDLNQGGPSTKSGTASAPAATGSLPSLTGEANEDKYGPVRIEKMKKIRKVTAAQMSKSWTTAPRVTNFDDADITALEELRQQSKDDYAEAGVKLTTMPFLIKAVAVALREHPELNATIDMEQEQIIYKDYVNVGIAVDSDRGLLVPNMKNTDRMSIPDIARGLQQTASDIRGNTFEMSALQGGTFTISNLGAIGGTYSTPIINVPEVAILLVGRSRKMPVVVKDQIVARLMMPLSLSYDHRLVDGATAQRFLNDVKSLLENPSKLLMAP; this is encoded by the coding sequence ATGTCGATAGACGTACAACTGCCTGATCTGGGCGATGGAATTGAATCGGGAGACGTGCTGGCCGTCCATGTTTCGGTTGGCGATACGGTCGAAAAGGGACAGACCCTGATCGAAATCGAAACCGACAAGGCGACGGTCGACGTTCCCAGCACCGAAGGGGGCAAGATCGCGAAGGTCCATGTTAAGACGGGCGATACCGTCGCGGTTCATGCGCCGATCGTGACGCTCGAAGGTGCAGGTTCCGGTGGTGGAAGCGCTCCAGCCGCTGAACCACCGAAAGAAGAGAAAGCTCCCGAGCCAGAAGCCAAAGAAGAAGCTCCTGAGCCTGCTCCTCCGAAAGAAGATCCCACACCTGCGCCGGCACCGCCGAAGCCAGCTCCGGCGCCAGCAACTCCGCCTCGCATGACCACGCCTCCACCGGTACCCGTTGCCGAAGCACCGTCCGCCGACGACAGCGTACCAGCCGGTCCCGCCGTGCGTCGCTTCGCCCGGGAAGTGGGTGTCGATCTGCGTAACGTGCAAGGCTCTGGCCCCAACGGACGCATCGAGCGGGACGACGTGCTGCGAACGGTTCGCGATCTGAATCAAGGGGGGCCATCGACGAAGTCGGGCACGGCTTCCGCTCCGGCCGCGACGGGTTCGCTGCCATCGCTCACCGGTGAAGCGAACGAGGACAAGTACGGTCCAGTTCGCATCGAGAAGATGAAGAAGATCCGCAAGGTCACCGCCGCTCAAATGAGCAAGAGCTGGACGACCGCCCCGCGGGTTACCAACTTCGACGACGCCGACATCACGGCCCTTGAAGAACTGCGTCAGCAAAGCAAGGACGACTACGCCGAAGCGGGCGTCAAGCTGACTACCATGCCGTTTCTGATCAAGGCCGTTGCCGTTGCTCTGCGTGAGCATCCGGAACTGAACGCCACGATCGACATGGAACAAGAGCAGATCATCTACAAAGATTACGTGAACGTCGGCATCGCTGTCGATTCCGACCGTGGTCTGCTGGTGCCGAACATGAAGAACACCGATCGGATGTCGATTCCGGACATCGCTCGCGGCCTGCAGCAAACGGCTTCTGACATTCGCGGCAACACGTTCGAGATGTCGGCCCTGCAAGGCGGAACTTTCACGATCAGCAACCTCGGCGCGATCGGCGGCACCTACAGCACGCCGATCATCAACGTTCCGGAAGTTGCTATCCTGTTGGTTGGCCGCTCGCGCAAGATGCCGGTCGTCGTGAAAGACCAAATCGTGGCTCGGTTGATGATGCCACTGAGCCTGTCGTACGATCACCGCCTGGTCGATGGTGCCACGGCTCAGCGATTCCTGAACGACGTGAAGAGCCTGCTGGAGAACCCCAGCAAGCTGCTGATGGCTCCTTAG